A genomic window from Silurus meridionalis isolate SWU-2019-XX chromosome 21, ASM1480568v1, whole genome shotgun sequence includes:
- the syngap1b gene encoding synaptic Ras GTPase activating protein 1b isoform X9: MILPRFRSADQDRTRLMQSFKESHSHESLLSPSSAAEALDLTLDEDAIIKPVHSSILGQEYCFEVTTASGTKCFACRSAAERDKWIENLQRAVKPNKDNSRRVDNVLKLWIIEARELPPKKRYYCELCLDDMLYARTTSKPRTDTVFWGEHFEFNNLPAVRNLRLHLYKETDKKRRKEKSTYLGLVSIPISSITGRQFVEQWYPVIQPSVLAKGGGVGGGKIINASLRLKSRYQTMSILPMELYKEFAEYVTNNYRTLCAVLEPLLSVKSKEEVACALVHILQSTGKAKDFLSDMAMCEVDRFIDREHLIFRENTLATKAIEEYLKLIGHKYLKDALGDFIRALYESEENCEVDPMRTPPSVLLDHQANLRMCCELALCKIVNSHCVFPRELKEVFASWRVRCAERGREDIADRLISGSLFLRFLCPAVMSPSLFNLTQEYPDEQTSRTLTLIAKVLQNLANFSKFGSKEEYMCFMNEFLEMEWGSMQQFLYEISNLDSISNAGAFEGYIDLGRELSVLHSLLWEVMAQLSKDAIIKLGPLPRLLNDISMALRNPHLQRQPSHQTDRQPPERQTDRLLSRPSFNRGISSEFQNLMMRDLNSSIDITRLPSPTSAISSGVPPPRTGMGGYVDRDHPHRASSKDVFYVTRPPLARSSPAYCTSSSDITDPDAKDSRMNSVSNLQSVGDMLNSPQASLAGFGGLGGAGGGLGGQLRAGGGRMSAGSGGSSVSGGLRLSQLSQMGTTTDSLSQQQQQQAAALRYPLSFQNPLFHMAADGPQIQRQHSRAPVPPPLLLAPEPDSSHPAYLPQFARGAFSRSEDLSTLRPGPHLGQPSIVHSHSYSDEYSRENYARRQLSMHMQDNLQQQQMMGMASQTGTSHSSLASPPTTVQPVRQSSMAPPPTQRMKSQTSHQLSVSSAVGATPPNKTRPQSGNLLQSPESGYGGRQPGPRQQLSVKDNTAPGLPHQHSSTRESQGSQGSQGGTPQSTQQSHKERQHSQQHLLKPSISKQGSSPNTLNPPTPASERTVAWVSNMPHLSADIESSRIEREEFKLKEYSKSMDESRLDRVREYEEEIHSLKERLIMSHRKLEEYERRLITQEQQTNKILLQYQSRLDDSERRLRQQQMEKDSQIKGIIDRLMVVEDELRVGVASEHKARMFADQEEQLPSLGSPDPGVSVGGGEMSTAPAFGVSPSDISSDNPPQNGSPPPKVASPTQSPLHAHLSRNGEMRANQKASMANGTTTTSNIGSGLEGGGAGL, translated from the exons ATGATCCTCCCACGATTCCGCAGCGCTGATCAGGACAG GACTCGTCTGATGCAGAGCTTTAAAGAGTCACATTCCCATGAATCCCTGCTGTCTCCCAGTAGTGCGGCCGAGGCACTAGACCTCACGCTGGACGAGGATGCCATCATCAAACCGGTTCACTCCAGCATTTTAGGGCAGGAGTACTGCTTTGAG GTGACCACTGCTTCAGGAACAAAGTGCTTCGCCTGTCGGTCGGCTGCAGAACGAGACAAATGGATCGAGAATCTACAGAGAGCTGTGAAGCCCAACAAA GACAACAGCCGGAGGGTGGACAATGTCTTGAAGCTCTGGATAATCGAGGCCCGGGAGCTGCCACCCAAAAAACGCTACTACTGTGAACTGTGTTTGGACGACATGCTGTACGCACGCACCACCAGCAAACCCCGTACCGACACTGTCTTCTGGGGCGAGCACTTTGAGTTCAACAACCTCCCAGCAGTCCGCAATCTCCGGCTTCATCTCTACAAAGAGACGGATAAGAAAAGACGCAAG GAGAAAAGCACATATCTAGGACTGGTCAGCATCCCCATATCCAGCATCACTGGTCGGCAGTTTGTAGAGCAATGGTACCCTGTGATTCAACCCAGTGTCCTGGCCAAGGGAGGGGGTGTAGGAGGGGGCAAGATCATTAATGCCTCTTTGCGACTCAAGTCTCGCTACCAGACCATGAGCATCCTGCCAATGGAACTGTACAAAGAGTTTGCCGAGTACGTCACCAACAACTACCGGACCTTGTGTGCTGTCTTGGAGCCTCTGCTGAGTGTTAAAAGCAAGGAGGAGGTAGCCTGTGCACTGGTGCATATCCTACAAAGCACAGGGAAGGCAAAG GACTTTCTTTCAGACATGGCGATGTGTGAGGTAGACCGATTCATTGACCGAGAGCACCTTATTTTCCGTGAGAACACCTTAGCCACCAAAGCTATCGAAGAGTACCTCAAACTCATCGGACATAAGTACCTCAAGGATGCTTTAG gtgacttCATCCGAGCGCTGTATGAGTCAGAGGAGAACTGCGAGGTTGATCCCATGAGGACTCCACCTTCTGTTCTACTGGACCATCAGGCAAATCTTCGCATGTGTTGTGAGCTTGCACTCTGCAAAATTGTCAACTCACACTG TGTTTTTCCACGTGAGCTGAAGGAGGTCTTTGCGTCATGGAGAGTACGCTGTGCAGAGAGGGGAAGGGAGGACATTGCTGACCGCCTGATCAGTGGCTCCCTCTTCCTGCGCTTCCTTTGTCCGGCTGTTATGTCCCCATCATTATTCAACCTCACCCAGGAATACCCGGATGAGCAGACTTCACGCACACTCACCCTCATAGCCAAAGTGCTGCAGAACCTTGCTAACTTCTCCAA GTTTGGCAGTAAGGAGGAGTACATGTGCTTCATGAATGAGTTCTTAGAGATGGAGTGGGGCTCCATGCAGCAGTTCCTGTATGAGATCTCCAATCTAGACAGCATAAGTAATGCCGGGGCTTTTGAAGGATACATTGACCTGGGAAGAGAGCTTTCAGTCCTGCACAGCCTTCTGTGGGAGGTCATGGCTCAGCTGAGTAAG GATGCCATTATCAAACTTGGACCATTACCCCGCCTCCTAAATGACATTAGCATGGCCCTTCGCAATCCTCACCTCCAAAGACAGCCCAGccaccagacagacagacaacctCCGGAAAGGCAGACAGACCGGTTACTCTCTCGACCCAGCTTCAACAGGGGAATCTCCTCAGAATTTCAGAACCTCATGATGAGGGACCTTAACAG TTCCATAGATATCACTCGCTTGCCTTCCCCAACCTCTGCCATTTCCAGTGGTGTTCCTCCACCACGAACGGGAATGGGTGGCTATGTTGATCGGGATCATCCACATCGGGCCTCTTCTAAAGATGTGTTCTATGTCACCCGTCCCCCGCTGGCCCGGTCCAGTCCTGCGTACTGTACAAGCAGCTCAGATATCACCGACCCAGACGCAAAG GACTCAAGAATGAACAGCGTCTCTAACCTGCAGTCTGTGGGGGACATGCTCAACTCTCCCCAGGCCTCACTTGCTGGGTTCGGTGgccttggtggtgctggaggagGCCTCGGAGGTCAGCTGCGTGCAGGCGGAGGGCGGATGTCAGCCGGCTCGGGTGGTTCCAGCGTGTCCGGCGGCCTGCGACTAAGCCAGTTGAGCCAGATGGGGACCACCACTGATTCGCTgtcccagcagcagcagcagcaggctgCCGCACTCCGCTACCCACTCTCTTTCCAGAACCCACTGTTCCACATGGCCGCTGACGGACCTCAAATCCAGCGCCAGCATAGTCGTGCTCCGGTGCCTCCACCCCTCCTGCTGGCCCCGGAACCAGACTCCTCCCACCCTGCCTACTTGCCGCAGTTTGCCCGTGGCGCCTTCTCCCGTAGCGAAGACCTATCAACGCTTAGACCCGGACCGCACCTCGGCCAGCCCAGCATTGTCCACTCCCACAGCTACAGTGATGAATACAGCCGGGAAAATTACGCCAGAAGGCAACTCTCTATGCACATGCAG GATAAcctccagcagcagcagatgATGGGCATGGCCTCACAAACAGGCACTTCTCATTCCTCACTTGCCTCGCCTCCCACTACTGTCCAGCCTGTCCGTCAGAGCTCCATGGCTCCGCCTCCCACACAGCGCATGAAGTCTCAAACCTCCCATCAGCTTTCTGTGAGCTCTGCCGTGGGTGCAACGCCTCCAAACAAGACGAGGCCTCAGAGTGGAAACTTGCTCCAGTCTCCTGAGTCAGGCTATGGGGGCAGGCAGCCGGGCCCACGGCAGCAGCTTTCTGTCAAGGACAACACCGCCCCTGGCCTTCCTCATCAGCACAGCTCCACCCGTGAGAGCCAGGGATCTCAGGGGTCTCAAGGGGGAACGCCACAGTCAACGCAGCAGTCACACAAGGAGCGGCAACACTCGCAGCAGCACCTACTCAAGCCTTCCATCAGCAAACAG GGCTCGTCCCCTAATACTTTGAACCCGCCAACCCCTGCATCAGAAAGGACAGTGGCCTGGGTGTCCAACATGCCACACCTTTCTGCTGACATCGAGAGCTCACGCATTGAGAGAGAAGAGTTTAAGCTGAAGGAATACTCCAAAAGCATGGACGAGTCACGTTTAGACCGG GTCCGGGAGTACGAGGAGGAGATCCACTCTTTGAAGGAGCGTCTGATCATGTCCCACCGTAAGCTGGAGGAGTACGAGCGGAGACTAATCACTCAGGAGCAACAGACCAATAAGATCCTGCTGCAGTACCAGAGCCGGCTGGATGACAGCGAGAGGAGGCTGAGGCAACAGCAGATGGAGAAGGACTCCCAGATTAAAGGAATAATCGACag ACTGATGGTGGTGGAGGACGAGCTGAGGGTTGGGGTAGCATCAGAGCACAAAGCTAGGATGTTTGCAGATCAG